From Pleuronectes platessa chromosome 17, fPlePla1.1, whole genome shotgun sequence, one genomic window encodes:
- the tmem244 gene encoding transmembrane protein 244 isoform X1 translates to MHTCSPTCSHSDQRPFMLLDYCCRCCGFTLIKRHGAVSLKTTPSDTWVVLQNLLMCMVCFYSLYYIVVSLCIGLLRVHEINSLLAPFDYTTQPSWQNPKYMVGVISTEVTYLLGGLVFAWIVEEWVWDYAITVTLLHVAMTVAVMSDFPSAEHWWIALGSGLVMMIFGGQLLAYKLFRSNFVYPAELQNF, encoded by the exons atgcacacatgtAGCCCTACATGCTCTCATTCGGACCAGCGGCCATTCATGTTGTTGGACTACTGCTGTCGTTGTTGTGGATTCACACTCATAAAACGCCATGGAGCCGTCTCTCTCAAGACCACACCCAGTGATACCTGG GTCGTCCTGCAGAACCTGTTGATGTGCATGGTGTGCTTCTACTCCCTCTACTACATCGTGGTCAGTCTCTGCATTGGACTGCTCAg ggTTCATGAGATCAACAGCTTGTTGGCACCATTTGACTACACAACACAACCATCATGGCAGAACCCCAAATACATGG TTGGTGTGATTTCCACCGAAGTGACGTATCTTTTAGGAGGGCTGGTCTTCGCCTGGATTGTAGAGGAGTGGGTCTGGGATTACGCCATAACTGTCACATTGCTGCATGTCGCCATGACTGTagcag TGATGTCAGACTTCCCTTCAGCTGAGCACTGGTGGATAGCTCTGG gTTCAGGTCTGGTCATGATGATATTTGGGGGACAGCTCCTGGCCTACAAACTCTTCAGGAGCAACTTTGTTTATCCCGCTGAACTGCAGAACTTCTAA
- the fkbp6 gene encoding inactive peptidyl-prolyl cis-trans isomerase FKBP6 has product MMKLGKDVTLAGLEMGLLTMKKGEFSRFLFQPKYAYGDMGCPPTIPAAAMILYEVQILDFLDSGQVDEFVALSQEEQNAVPLPKLLEVVNTVQIFGNRCFNQRRYHIAKDRYKEAMALLVSRESQTDAEKEKINAALLPLYLNLSVTQLHLENPHKALKYGNKALEIDSANTKALYRCGKAYLELGEYESAQGCLISAQAKKPFDGDINNLLREVTICYKETLDKQKDMYTKMCRDFRGECK; this is encoded by the exons ATGATGAAATTAGGGAAAG ATGTGACGCTGGCCGGACTGGAGATGGGTCTGCTCACCATGAAGAAAGGAGAGTTCTCTCGTTTCCTCTTCCAACCCAAGTACGCATACGGGGACATGGGTTGTCCCCCGACCATTCCTGCTGCCGCCATGATTCTGTACGAGGTTCAGATCCTTGACTTCCTCGACTCAGGACAAGTGGACGAGTTTGTCGCACTGAGTCAG GAGGAGCAGAACGCCGTTCCTCTTCCCAAACTTCTTGAGGTTGTAAACACAGTGCAAATCTTTGGCAACCGCTGCTTCAACCAGAGGCGTTACCATATCGCCAAAGATCGCTACAAAGAG GCCATGGCACTGCTGGTAAGCCGGGAATCACAGACCGATGCAGAAAAGGAGAAGATCAACGCAGCCCTGCTTCCTCTCTATCTGAACCTCTCTGTCACCCAGCTGCATCTGGAGAACCCGCACAAGGCGCTGAAGTACGGCAACAAAGCCTTGGAGATCGACTCAGCCAACACCAAGGCTCTTTACCGCTGTGGAAAG GCGTACCTGGAGCTGGGTGAGTACGAGAGCGCCCAGGGTTGCCTCATAAGTGCTCAGGCAAAGAAGCCCTTTGACGGTGACATCAACAACCTCCTGAGGGAAGTGACAAT ATGCTATAAAGAAACCTTGGACAAGCAGAAAGACATGTACACCAAGATGTGCAGGGACTTCAGGGGAGAGTGCAAGTGA